One window of Lawsonibacter asaccharolyticus genomic DNA carries:
- a CDS encoding ABC transporter ATP binding protein codes for MIKVNNVVKTFDGFRALDGLTMEVEKGSIYGLVGPNGAGKSTILRHITGIYRPDSGTITVDGAPVYENPAVKSRVAFIPDDLYYFLSASTRDMMKFYRGLYPAFDDKRYQVLKEAFPAVDEKQPIRRLSKGMQKQSAFWLALCCNPDLLVLDEPVDGLDPVMRRQVWSLLMGDVAQRGTTVLVSSHNLRELEDVCDHVGILSRGKVLLQRSLTDLQDNVVKMQIVFQEPEMPKLPEDLDLLHVTQVGRIHTLIVRGSSDVIKSRLAAFQPILMEALPLTLEEIFIYELGGEDYAVRDIML; via the coding sequence ATGATCAAGGTAAACAACGTCGTCAAGACCTTCGACGGCTTCCGCGCCCTGGATGGGCTCACCATGGAGGTGGAGAAGGGCTCCATCTATGGGCTGGTGGGCCCTAACGGCGCGGGAAAGTCCACCATCCTGCGGCACATCACCGGCATCTACCGCCCCGACTCGGGCACCATCACGGTGGACGGGGCGCCGGTGTACGAAAATCCGGCGGTGAAGTCCCGGGTGGCCTTTATCCCCGACGACCTGTACTACTTTCTGTCCGCCTCCACCCGGGACATGATGAAGTTTTACCGGGGGCTGTATCCCGCCTTTGATGACAAGCGCTATCAGGTGCTGAAGGAGGCCTTCCCGGCAGTAGACGAGAAACAGCCCATCCGCCGCCTGTCCAAGGGGATGCAGAAGCAGTCCGCCTTTTGGCTGGCTCTGTGCTGCAACCCCGACCTGCTGGTCTTGGACGAGCCGGTAGACGGCCTGGACCCGGTGATGCGGCGTCAGGTCTGGTCCCTGCTCATGGGGGACGTGGCCCAGCGGGGGACCACGGTGCTGGTCTCCTCCCACAATCTGCGGGAACTGGAAGACGTGTGCGACCACGTGGGCATCCTCAGCCGGGGCAAGGTGCTCCTGCAGCGCTCCCTCACCGATCTTCAGGACAACGTGGTCAAGATGCAGATCGTATTTCAGGAGCCGGAGATGCCCAAGCTGCCGGAGGACCTGGACCTGCTCCATGTCACCCAGGTGGGCCGCATCCACACCCTGATCGTCCGGGGCAGCTCCGACGTCATCAAAAGCCGGCTCGCCGCGTTCCAGCCCATCCTGATGGAGGCCCTGCCTCTGACGCTGGAGGAGATCTTTATCTATGAACTGGGAGGTGAGGACTATGCGGTCCGTGACATCATGCTTTAA
- a CDS encoding DNA mismatch repair protein MutL produces MPEIQVLDPHVADLIAAGEVVERPASVAKELMENAIDAGARSVTVEIAHGGLTFLRVTDDGCGIPAPQMKTAFLRHATSKLRTEYDLEAIGTLGFRGEALAAISAVSRIDVMSRTQDAPLGASLSLEGGVAGPVEQAGCPLGTTMVVRDLFYNTPARLKFMKKDAAEGAAVFGVVQRVALSHPEVAVKFLRDGKQELATPGDGQLRSAVYAVLGRDLALGFTQVDSSDEGMSVSGFVSQPSCCRASRNWQFFFVNGRQVKSRLMMAALEEAYQNQKMVGKFPGCVLHLTTRLSAVDVNVHPAKTEVKFGSERGVFSAVYHAVLSALERDHVRPAVALEKPRAHDTVTPNQTRLSAGELPLHDVTYSRREVPGLSRMPSAASFLSPQQRERTPQPAPAEPPRPRGPISGEMTAPGERKTGEAPAPACPGEAQGGMTCHDRMAPEDFDLLAGTRTERPAPAPAETPAPDPGPAPALEEGPAPQISAPAEPEPEGEAAPWRIAGEVLNTYIIVEQGDTILFIDKHAAHERMNFDRMKAEGYTPMVQTLLTPVTLHPPAEEGAALLANLPLLEEFGFYAEDFGGGALVVRQAPFDVDPGDIEDTLLEIGGRLLTTGRADPSAARDELFHTMACKAAIKGGWRTSPQELEKVAGAVMRGEVKYCPHGRPVAIELTRKDLEKQFRRA; encoded by the coding sequence ATGCCTGAGATCCAAGTGTTAGATCCCCACGTTGCCGACCTGATCGCCGCCGGCGAGGTGGTGGAGCGGCCGGCCAGCGTGGCCAAGGAGCTGATGGAAAACGCCATCGACGCGGGGGCGAGATCGGTGACCGTGGAGATCGCCCACGGCGGCCTCACTTTCCTCCGGGTCACCGATGACGGCTGCGGCATCCCGGCCCCCCAGATGAAGACCGCCTTCCTCCGCCACGCCACCAGCAAGCTGCGCACGGAGTATGACCTGGAGGCCATCGGCACCCTGGGGTTCCGGGGGGAGGCACTGGCCGCCATTTCCGCCGTCTCCCGCATCGACGTGATGAGCCGCACCCAGGATGCCCCGCTGGGGGCCTCCCTGTCCCTGGAGGGGGGCGTGGCCGGGCCGGTGGAGCAGGCGGGCTGCCCCCTGGGCACCACCATGGTGGTGCGGGACCTGTTCTACAACACCCCCGCCCGGCTGAAGTTCATGAAAAAGGACGCCGCCGAGGGGGCCGCCGTATTCGGCGTGGTCCAGCGGGTGGCCCTGTCCCACCCGGAGGTGGCAGTGAAATTCCTCCGGGACGGAAAGCAGGAGCTGGCCACCCCCGGGGACGGACAGCTGCGCTCCGCCGTCTACGCGGTGCTGGGCCGGGATCTGGCCCTGGGCTTCACCCAGGTGGACAGCTCGGACGAGGGCATGTCCGTGTCCGGCTTCGTCTCCCAGCCCTCCTGCTGCCGGGCCAGCCGGAACTGGCAGTTCTTCTTCGTCAATGGGCGGCAGGTGAAGTCCCGGCTGATGATGGCCGCCCTGGAGGAGGCCTACCAGAATCAGAAGATGGTGGGCAAATTTCCCGGCTGTGTCCTCCATCTGACCACCAGGCTCAGCGCGGTGGACGTGAATGTGCACCCGGCCAAGACGGAGGTGAAGTTCGGCAGCGAGCGGGGGGTGTTCAGCGCGGTGTACCACGCGGTCCTCTCCGCCCTGGAGCGGGACCATGTCCGCCCCGCCGTGGCGCTGGAGAAGCCCCGGGCCCACGACACCGTAACCCCCAACCAGACCAGGCTGTCCGCCGGGGAGCTGCCCCTCCACGACGTGACCTACAGCCGTCGGGAGGTGCCCGGCCTGTCCCGGATGCCCTCCGCCGCCTCTTTCCTCTCGCCCCAGCAGCGGGAGCGCACACCCCAGCCCGCCCCGGCGGAGCCTCCCCGCCCCAGGGGCCCGATCTCTGGAGAAATGACCGCCCCCGGGGAGCGGAAGACCGGGGAGGCCCCGGCCCCCGCCTGCCCCGGTGAAGCCCAGGGCGGGATGACCTGCCACGACCGGATGGCGCCGGAGGACTTCGACCTCCTGGCCGGGACCCGGACGGAGCGCCCCGCCCCCGCGCCGGCGGAGACGCCCGCACCAGACCCGGGCCCGGCTCCGGCCTTGGAGGAAGGGCCCGCGCCCCAGATCTCCGCCCCGGCGGAGCCTGAGCCTGAGGGAGAGGCAGCCCCCTGGCGCATCGCCGGGGAGGTGCTGAACACCTACATCATCGTGGAACAGGGGGACACCATCCTGTTTATCGACAAGCACGCCGCCCACGAGCGGATGAACTTCGACCGCATGAAGGCGGAGGGCTACACCCCCATGGTGCAGACCCTGCTCACCCCGGTCACCCTTCATCCCCCGGCGGAGGAGGGGGCCGCCCTGCTGGCCAACCTGCCGCTGCTGGAGGAGTTCGGCTTCTACGCCGAGGACTTCGGCGGGGGGGCGCTGGTGGTGCGGCAGGCCCCCTTTGACGTGGACCCGGGGGACATCGAGGACACCCTGCTGGAGATCGGGGGCAGGCTGCTCACCACCGGGCGGGCGGACCCCTCCGCCGCCCGGGACGAGCTGTTCCACACCATGGCCTGCAAGGCGGCCATCAAGGGGGGCTGGCGCACCAGTCCCCAGGAGCTGGAGAAGGTGGCGGGAGCCGTCATGCGGGGAGAGGTCAAATACTGCCCCCACGGCCGGCCGGTGGCCATCGAGCTGACCCGAAAGGACCTGGAGAAGCAGTTCCGGCGGGCATGA
- a CDS encoding alanine racemase, with translation MRVLVIEKAAVKQNIRVVKRRAGGAAVYGVLSGDAGGAGIAEMAELLRAEGIGRFAVSEAEEAEALRKAGFVDEEILMLRSTTDREVLERLVDLNVVCTISSVDTGLALNALAENRSTVAEAHIQVDTGMGFGGFLVGEPEKILLAYRSLPNVALSGIYTQIHAAPAGQEAEHQLQQFQRVLDAIHAAGFETGTVHAAGSYALMHCDLARMDAVRAGSVLLGRCRRTKDDGLSTVGHGEAGIAEMRWLPKGHTVGAEKTAVLKAPTRVAVVPVGYQHGFGVERPRPAGLLGTLGRWRRGRRLYVRVNGQRARVIGSVGVSETLVDVTDLKCSAGDVVSFDLDPMYARGCVRQYR, from the coding sequence ATGCGGGTGCTGGTCATTGAGAAGGCGGCCGTAAAGCAGAACATCAGGGTGGTGAAGCGCCGTGCCGGAGGGGCCGCCGTCTACGGCGTCCTCTCGGGAGACGCCGGGGGCGCCGGCATCGCCGAGATGGCCGAGCTGCTCCGGGCCGAGGGCATCGGCCGCTTCGCCGTCAGCGAGGCGGAGGAGGCCGAGGCGCTGCGGAAGGCCGGCTTTGTGGACGAGGAGATCCTCATGCTCCGCTCCACCACCGACCGGGAGGTGCTGGAGCGGCTGGTGGACCTGAACGTGGTGTGCACCATCTCCTCCGTGGACACGGGCCTGGCCCTCAACGCCCTGGCGGAGAACCGCTCCACCGTGGCCGAGGCCCACATCCAGGTGGACACCGGCATGGGCTTCGGCGGCTTCCTGGTGGGGGAGCCGGAGAAGATCCTGCTGGCCTACCGCTCCCTGCCCAACGTGGCCCTGTCCGGCATTTACACCCAGATCCACGCCGCCCCAGCCGGCCAGGAGGCGGAGCACCAGCTCCAGCAGTTCCAGCGGGTGCTGGACGCCATCCACGCCGCCGGCTTTGAGACCGGCACCGTCCACGCCGCGGGGTCCTACGCCCTGATGCACTGCGATCTTGCCCGCATGGACGCGGTGCGGGCGGGCTCGGTCCTGCTGGGCCGCTGCCGCCGCACCAAAGACGACGGGCTCTCCACCGTGGGCCACGGGGAGGCCGGCATCGCCGAGATGCGCTGGCTGCCCAAGGGGCACACCGTGGGTGCGGAAAAGACCGCCGTTTTGAAAGCGCCCACCCGGGTAGCGGTGGTCCCTGTGGGCTATCAGCACGGCTTCGGGGTGGAGCGGCCCCGTCCCGCCGGCCTGCTGGGCACCCTGGGCCGCTGGCGGCGGGGCAGGCGGCTTTATGTCCGGGTGAACGGCCAGCGGGCCCGGGTCATCGGCTCTGTGGGCGTGAGCGAGACCCTGGTGGATGTCACCGATCTGAAGTGCTCCGCCGGAGATGTGGTCTCCTTCGACCTGGACCCCATGTACGCCCGGGGCTGTGTCCGCCAGTACCGGTGA
- a CDS encoding DNA mismatch repair protein MutS: MAEITPMMRQYLEMKERYPDSILFFRLGDFYEMFNEDAKLVSRELDLTLTTRDRNKPPEERTPMCGVPYHSCESYIARLIAKGYKVAICEQTEDPAQAKGLVDRDIIRIITPGTLIDSSMLEEGKNNYIGGVYADSRALGLCLCDISTGEFYVTSFPAGAEAMDHLKNELGRFSPREAVLSDGAWSLEGLPQFLRERLDCRCENGGEARFRYEAALPLVQKQFRTGLDSLPPEDQACVQCAGGLLSYLYETQKTDLSHIAALTCYTAGQFMELDLNARQTLELTETLRGKEKKGSLLWVLDKTRTAMGRRLIRGWMERPLLSPVQINRRQQAVSDLVEDIITREEVVLCLKEITDLERLIGRVVYGTAGGRDLAALSAGLGRLPRLRELLEGCPSALIRSLRREMDDLPQLRALLSSALVDEPPFSVREGKFIRPGYSEEVDRLRNVIDHGAEMLADLETRTKEQTGIKNMKVSYNKVFGYYIEVAKSQTGLVPPDWARKQTTVNAERYISQELKDLEHTILSAQDKVVALEYQLFCQLKEQTCAHVAQIQKAAAAVAQVDVLTSFAVVAAVNGYCMPQVDGSDSLSISEGRHPVVEKVLPAGTPFVPNDTHMDSGEDLCAIITGPNMAGKSTYMRQVALIVLMAQMGSFVPARSARIGVVDRVFTRIGASDDLSSGQSTFMVEMNEVAGLLKNATARSLLILDEIGRGTSTYDGMAIARAVLEYCADRKRLGAKTLFATHYHELTALEGEIPGVKNYNIAAKKRGNDLIFLRKIVRGGADQSYGIEVAKLAGVPDRVIRRARTILEELESGSGVLPAGGPALPADGEQVSLMDLGSQTVLKKLRMTDVNILSPIEALNLLAELKQDLQES, encoded by the coding sequence ATGGCTGAGATCACCCCCATGATGCGCCAATACCTGGAGATGAAGGAGCGGTATCCCGATTCCATCCTCTTCTTCCGGCTGGGGGATTTTTATGAGATGTTCAACGAGGACGCCAAGTTGGTCTCCCGGGAGCTGGACCTGACTCTCACCACCCGGGACCGGAACAAGCCCCCGGAGGAGCGCACCCCCATGTGCGGCGTGCCCTACCACTCCTGCGAGAGCTACATCGCCCGCCTCATCGCCAAGGGCTACAAGGTGGCCATCTGCGAGCAGACCGAGGACCCGGCCCAGGCCAAGGGGCTGGTGGACCGGGACATCATCCGCATCATCACCCCCGGCACCCTCATCGACTCCTCCATGCTGGAGGAGGGGAAAAACAACTACATCGGCGGGGTGTACGCCGACTCCCGGGCGCTGGGGCTGTGCCTGTGCGACATCTCTACCGGCGAGTTCTATGTCACCTCCTTTCCGGCGGGGGCGGAGGCCATGGACCACCTGAAAAACGAGCTGGGCCGCTTCTCTCCCCGGGAGGCGGTGCTCTCCGACGGGGCCTGGAGCCTGGAGGGCCTGCCCCAGTTCCTGCGGGAGCGGCTGGACTGCCGCTGTGAGAACGGGGGGGAGGCCCGCTTCCGCTATGAGGCCGCCCTGCCCCTGGTGCAAAAGCAGTTCCGCACCGGGCTGGACAGCCTGCCCCCGGAGGACCAGGCCTGTGTGCAGTGCGCCGGGGGGCTGCTCTCCTACCTGTACGAGACCCAGAAGACCGACCTGAGCCACATCGCCGCCCTCACCTGCTACACCGCGGGCCAGTTCATGGAGCTGGACCTGAACGCCCGGCAGACCCTGGAGCTCACCGAGACCCTGCGGGGCAAGGAGAAGAAGGGCTCCCTGCTGTGGGTGCTGGACAAGACACGCACCGCCATGGGGCGGCGGCTGATCCGGGGATGGATGGAGCGCCCCCTCCTCTCCCCGGTGCAGATCAACCGCCGGCAGCAGGCGGTGAGCGATCTGGTGGAGGACATCATCACCCGGGAGGAGGTGGTGCTCTGCCTGAAGGAGATCACCGACCTGGAGCGCCTGATCGGCAGGGTGGTGTACGGAACCGCCGGGGGCCGGGACCTGGCCGCCCTGTCCGCCGGACTGGGCAGGCTGCCCCGGCTGCGGGAGCTGCTGGAGGGCTGCCCCTCCGCCCTGATCCGGTCCCTGCGCCGGGAGATGGACGACCTGCCCCAGCTGCGGGCGCTGCTCAGCTCCGCCCTGGTGGACGAGCCCCCCTTCTCCGTGCGGGAGGGCAAGTTCATCCGTCCGGGGTACAGCGAGGAGGTGGACCGCCTGCGCAACGTGATCGACCACGGGGCAGAGATGCTGGCCGACCTGGAGACCCGGACCAAGGAGCAGACCGGCATCAAGAACATGAAGGTGAGCTACAACAAGGTGTTCGGCTACTACATCGAGGTGGCCAAGTCCCAGACCGGGCTGGTGCCCCCCGACTGGGCCCGGAAGCAGACCACCGTCAACGCCGAGCGGTACATCAGCCAGGAGCTGAAGGACCTGGAGCACACCATCCTCTCCGCCCAGGACAAGGTGGTGGCCCTGGAGTACCAGCTCTTCTGCCAGCTGAAGGAGCAGACCTGCGCCCACGTGGCCCAGATCCAGAAGGCTGCCGCCGCCGTGGCCCAGGTGGATGTGCTCACCTCCTTCGCGGTGGTGGCCGCCGTCAACGGCTACTGCATGCCCCAGGTGGACGGCTCCGACTCCCTGAGCATCTCCGAGGGGCGCCACCCGGTGGTGGAGAAGGTGCTCCCCGCCGGCACCCCCTTTGTCCCCAACGACACCCACATGGACAGCGGAGAGGACCTGTGCGCCATCATCACCGGCCCCAACATGGCGGGCAAGTCCACCTACATGCGCCAGGTGGCCCTCATCGTCCTCATGGCCCAGATGGGCTCCTTCGTCCCCGCCCGCTCCGCCCGCATCGGCGTGGTGGACCGGGTGTTCACCCGCATCGGGGCCAGCGACGACCTCTCCTCCGGGCAGTCCACCTTCATGGTGGAGATGAACGAGGTGGCCGGACTGCTGAAGAACGCCACCGCCCGCTCCCTGCTCATCCTGGACGAGATCGGCCGGGGGACCTCCACCTATGACGGCATGGCCATCGCCCGGGCGGTGCTGGAGTACTGCGCCGACCGGAAGCGGCTGGGGGCCAAGACCCTGTTCGCCACCCACTACCACGAGCTCACCGCCCTGGAGGGGGAGATCCCCGGGGTGAAGAACTACAACATCGCCGCCAAGAAGCGGGGGAACGACCTGATCTTCCTGCGGAAGATCGTCCGGGGGGGCGCGGACCAGAGCTACGGCATCGAGGTGGCCAAGCTGGCCGGGGTGCCCGACCGGGTCATTCGGCGGGCCCGGACCATCCTGGAGGAGCTGGAGTCGGGGAGCGGCGTCCTCCCCGCCGGGGGACCGGCCCTTCCGGCGGACGGGGAGCAGGTCTCCCTGATGGACCTGGGCAGCCAGACGGTGCTGAAAAAGCTCCGGATGACCGATGTGAACATCCTGTCCCCCATCGAGGCCCTCAACCTGCTGGCGGAGCTGAAGCAGGACCTGCAGGAGAGCTGA
- a CDS encoding isopentenyl-adenosine A37 tRNA methylthiolase — MRQQTTRISPEDISRQLQYCREVAALSAARPAQPLAFVDTYGCQQNEADSERIRGYLREMGYSFTQDEEQAQIIVLNTCAIREHAEQRVLGNLGALVHVKRRHPEQIICVCGCMAQEAHVAEKIKQSFRHVDLVFGPHALWRFPEFIHTLLTQRGRVFQVAEEAGSISEGIPVVRQDRVKAWVSIMYGCNNFCSYCIVPYVRGRERSRRPEDILAEVEQLAAEGYRDITLLGQNVNSYGKDLEEPLDFADLLERVNAVPGDFLIRFMTSHPKDATQKLFETMARCGKVAPVLHLPFQAGNDRVLRAMNRHYDRAQYLDEVRRLKELIPDIVLTSDVIVGFPGETTEEFEETLSLLEQVRFDALFTFIFSPRVGTPAAQMDDPMPHQQKQANFQRLVDLQNQISAEKHAAYVGKTLRCLIDGDSGDARYPLAARTPGNRLVRLDGPAELIGQFRQVRITDANTWSLFGELAE; from the coding sequence ATGAGACAGCAGACCACCCGAATTTCCCCGGAGGACATCTCCCGCCAGCTCCAGTACTGCCGGGAGGTCGCGGCCCTCAGCGCCGCCCGGCCCGCCCAGCCCCTGGCCTTTGTGGACACCTACGGCTGCCAGCAGAACGAGGCGGACTCCGAGCGCATCCGGGGCTATCTCCGGGAGATGGGCTACAGCTTCACCCAGGACGAGGAGCAGGCCCAGATCATCGTGCTCAATACCTGCGCCATCCGGGAGCACGCAGAGCAGCGGGTGCTGGGCAACCTGGGCGCCCTGGTCCACGTGAAGCGCCGCCACCCGGAGCAGATCATCTGCGTGTGCGGCTGCATGGCCCAGGAGGCCCATGTGGCGGAGAAGATCAAGCAGTCCTTCCGCCACGTGGACCTGGTGTTCGGGCCCCACGCCCTCTGGCGCTTTCCCGAGTTCATCCACACCCTGCTCACCCAGCGGGGGCGGGTGTTCCAGGTGGCGGAGGAGGCGGGCTCCATCTCCGAGGGCATCCCGGTGGTGCGGCAGGACCGGGTAAAGGCCTGGGTGTCCATCATGTACGGGTGCAACAACTTCTGCTCCTACTGCATCGTGCCCTATGTGCGGGGCCGGGAGCGCTCCCGCAGGCCGGAGGACATCCTGGCCGAGGTGGAGCAGCTGGCGGCGGAGGGGTACCGGGATATCACCCTGCTGGGCCAGAACGTGAACTCCTACGGCAAGGACCTGGAGGAGCCCCTGGACTTCGCAGACCTGCTGGAGCGGGTGAACGCCGTGCCCGGGGACTTCCTGATCCGCTTTATGACCTCCCACCCCAAGGACGCCACCCAGAAGCTGTTCGAGACCATGGCCCGGTGCGGGAAGGTGGCCCCGGTGCTCCACCTGCCCTTCCAGGCGGGCAATGACCGGGTGCTCCGGGCCATGAACCGCCACTATGACCGGGCGCAATACCTGGACGAGGTGCGGCGGCTGAAGGAGCTCATCCCGGACATCGTGCTCACCTCCGACGTGATCGTGGGCTTTCCCGGGGAGACCACGGAGGAGTTTGAGGAGACCCTGTCCCTGCTGGAGCAGGTGCGGTTCGACGCCCTGTTCACCTTTATCTTCTCCCCCCGGGTGGGGACCCCCGCCGCCCAGATGGACGACCCCATGCCCCACCAGCAGAAGCAGGCCAACTTCCAGCGCCTGGTGGACCTCCAGAACCAGATCTCCGCGGAGAAGCACGCGGCCTATGTGGGGAAGACCCTGCGCTGCCTGATCGACGGGGACAGCGGGGACGCCCGGTATCCCCTGGCCGCCCGCACGCCGGGCAACCGGCTGGTGCGGCTGGACGGCCCGGCGGAGCTGATCGGCCAGTTCCGGCAGGTGCGGATCACCGACGCCAACACCTGGTCCCTGTTCGGGGAGCTGGCGGAGTGA
- a CDS encoding glutamate 5-kinase — MKIVVKVGTSTLAHATGRLNIRHVEELVKVLSDLKNAGHQIILVSSGAIGMGVGKLNLPCRPTDMPGKQAAAAVGQCELMYTYDRLFTQYNHTVAQILLTGEDIDHSDRRENFQNTIFRLLELGALPIINENDTVATAEIKVGDNDTLGAVVACTVKADLLVLLSDIQGLYTADPRKDPGARLIPVVEEITADIEALAGGAGSGLGTGGMATKLRAARMVTGQGCDMIITNGDQPQLLYDIVEGKQVGTRFLGRRA; from the coding sequence ATGAAGATCGTGGTCAAGGTGGGCACCTCCACTCTGGCGCATGCCACGGGGCGGCTGAACATCCGCCATGTGGAGGAGCTGGTCAAGGTGCTCTCCGACCTGAAGAATGCAGGACACCAGATCATCCTGGTGTCCTCCGGCGCCATCGGCATGGGGGTGGGCAAGCTGAATCTGCCCTGCCGGCCCACTGACATGCCCGGCAAGCAGGCGGCCGCCGCCGTGGGACAGTGCGAGCTGATGTACACCTACGACCGGCTGTTCACCCAATACAACCACACTGTGGCCCAGATCCTCCTCACTGGGGAGGACATCGACCACAGCGACCGGAGGGAGAACTTCCAGAACACCATCTTCCGCCTGCTGGAGCTGGGCGCCCTGCCGATCATCAACGAGAACGACACCGTGGCCACCGCTGAGATCAAGGTAGGGGACAACGATACCCTGGGGGCCGTGGTGGCCTGCACGGTGAAAGCGGACCTGCTGGTCCTGCTCAGCGATATCCAGGGGCTCTACACCGCAGATCCCCGCAAGGACCCGGGTGCCCGGCTGATCCCGGTGGTGGAGGAGATCACTGCCGACATCGAGGCGCTGGCCGGCGGGGCTGGCTCCGGCCTGGGCACGGGGGGCATGGCCACCAAGCTGCGGGCCGCCCGCATGGTGACCGGCCAGGGCTGCGACATGATCATCACCAACGGGGACCAGCCCCAGCTGCTCTATGATATCGTGGAGGGGAAGCAGGTGGGGACCCGGTTCCTGGGCCGGCGGGCCTGA
- a CDS encoding aspartate racemase, translated as MSTVKTRGAKGAREPREPKLGVLGGMGPQATQVFYQYVLDRTEASCDQEHLPALILSDTGVPDRTASILTGNTEPMYQRLLADARLLEECGCTVIAIPCNTSHYFVDRIQQEIGIPILHMIRETARTLVAQGKRRPAILATDGTIRTGLYQKECAAFGLEAAPPEPAVQRLVMSIIYEEIKRGERGSREKFAQIDRALASMGCDCAILGCTELSVFRSYHSLPPFYVDAMEVLAELAVVRCGKQLRTI; from the coding sequence ATGTCAACTGTCAAGACCCGCGGCGCCAAGGGCGCCAGAGAGCCCCGGGAGCCCAAGCTGGGCGTGCTGGGGGGGATGGGGCCCCAGGCCACCCAGGTGTTCTATCAGTACGTGCTGGACCGGACAGAGGCCTCCTGCGACCAGGAGCATCTGCCCGCCCTGATCCTGTCTGACACCGGGGTCCCGGACCGGACCGCCTCCATCCTCACCGGGAACACCGAGCCTATGTACCAGCGCCTGCTGGCCGACGCCCGCCTGCTGGAGGAGTGCGGCTGCACCGTCATCGCCATCCCCTGCAACACCTCCCACTACTTCGTGGACCGCATCCAGCAGGAGATCGGCATCCCCATCCTCCACATGATCCGGGAGACCGCCCGGACCTTGGTGGCCCAGGGGAAGCGCCGCCCCGCCATCCTTGCCACCGACGGCACCATCCGCACCGGCCTGTATCAGAAGGAGTGCGCCGCCTTCGGCCTGGAGGCCGCCCCTCCGGAGCCCGCTGTCCAGCGTCTGGTCATGTCCATCATCTACGAGGAGATCAAACGGGGGGAGCGGGGCAGCCGGGAGAAATTTGCCCAGATCGACCGCGCTCTGGCCTCCATGGGCTGTGACTGCGCCATTCTGGGCTGCACCGAGCTGTCCGTCTTCCGCAGCTACCACAGCCTGCCCCCCTTCTACGTGGACGCCATGGAGGTGCTGGCCGAGCTGGCCGTCGTCCGCTGCGGCAAACAGCTGCGCACCATCTAA
- a CDS encoding transcriptional regulator Rrf2 family: MNSDFCVAVHALVYLNRRGCVLSSEELARNICTNPARVRKVLARMKKDGLVETKEGSSGGGYRFAKGAGEVSLAQVARALEVRFVSTSWHSGSQEVKCLVATGMAQVMDALFDDLDGRCMARLEEITVEQVDRKLSGGPCPGGG, translated from the coding sequence ATGAACAGCGATTTCTGCGTGGCGGTCCACGCTCTGGTCTATCTCAACCGAAGAGGGTGCGTCCTGTCCAGCGAGGAGCTGGCCCGGAACATCTGCACTAACCCCGCCCGGGTGCGGAAGGTGCTCGCCCGTATGAAAAAGGACGGCCTGGTGGAGACCAAGGAGGGCAGCTCCGGCGGAGGCTACCGCTTTGCCAAGGGGGCGGGGGAGGTGTCCCTGGCCCAGGTGGCCCGGGCGCTGGAGGTGCGCTTCGTCTCCACCTCCTGGCACAGCGGCAGCCAGGAGGTGAAGTGTCTGGTGGCCACCGGCATGGCTCAGGTGATGGATGCTCTTTTTGATGACCTGGACGGCCGGTGCATGGCCCGGCTGGAGGAGATCACAGTGGAACAGGTGGACCGGAAGCTCTCCGGCGGACCCTGCCCCGGCGGCGGATGA